One segment of Candidatus Cloacimonadota bacterium DNA contains the following:
- a CDS encoding DUF4212 domain-containing protein: MISKKNKEKQVEKKNDYRISFFKPTTALSRTNRNLVVLLVIIWAVAIFGFQILLRVMQKPVPESSLKTFEKVWKNVELGMATQEEKVDFANSVLSVLGKSVLISDPGNRTVLINAVSSTVYDLIPEEGKEIFRKEIADFEKKKENIRSLQDNEYLQAKANIIDRIAPLLNLKPYSLKAKLLPLVISAAEMEVFQPENKEKLPNIMKLYLIHNRSVLTDTNFLGFPFHYFYTAIFLLVMFVALCWIYCFLIDRVHTKLGTNEKS, translated from the coding sequence ATGATTTCAAAAAAAAATAAGGAGAAACAAGTGGAAAAGAAAAATGACTACAGGATAAGTTTTTTCAAACCCACAACTGCTCTCTCGAGAACAAACAGAAATTTAGTTGTTTTGTTAGTGATCATCTGGGCGGTAGCAATTTTTGGCTTCCAAATTTTGCTGCGAGTTATGCAAAAACCTGTTCCTGAAAGTTCCCTGAAAACTTTCGAGAAAGTTTGGAAAAATGTCGAACTCGGAATGGCAACACAAGAGGAAAAGGTCGATTTTGCGAATTCCGTACTATCGGTTCTGGGGAAATCCGTATTGATTTCTGATCCTGGTAATAGAACAGTATTGATCAATGCTGTCAGTTCAACGGTTTATGATCTGATACCTGAAGAGGGAAAGGAAATATTCAGGAAGGAGATTGCAGATTTCGAAAAGAAAAAGGAAAATATTCGATCATTACAAGACAATGAATATTTACAAGCAAAAGCAAATATCATCGATAGGATTGCACCTTTACTGAATCTGAAACCGTATAGTCTGAAAGCAAAATTGTTGCCGCTTGTTATTTCAGCAGCGGAAATGGAAGTGTTCCAACCAGAGAACAAAGAAAAATTACCGAATATTATGAAATTATATCTTATTCACAATCGATCGGTTTTGACAGATACGAATTTTTTGGGATTCCCATTTCATTATTTCTACACAGCAATATTTTTACTGGTTATGTTCGTTGCTTTATGCTGGATTTACTGCTTCCTGATCGATAGGGTCCATACAAAACTCGGCACTAATGAAAAAAGCTAA